One Equus quagga isolate Etosha38 chromosome 5, UCLA_HA_Equagga_1.0, whole genome shotgun sequence genomic window carries:
- the LOC124239251 gene encoding translation initiation factor IF-2-like has translation MVPGQAEPGRRLPSPPPPPPPPAAAAAVRPAPRSPALIGSAPRPGRSLAARAATREQQGRWCLSRAQNHLTRSGGGGRRSHEEGGPARPSPLPSTSARTSVLPSHAPCSSPLPCLLRTAGGHSNGRCTPDMWENCSPTPVVVAQPIFTDARDVLGHKGDKTGTNSDPACPQVARRLIKIGPLRAQQVSAE, from the exons ATGGT gccaggccaggccgaGCCAGGCCGCCGCCTCCCCagtccgccgccgccgccgccgcccccggcAGCCGCCGCCGCCGTGCGGCCCGCCCCCCGGAGCCCGGCTCTCATAGGCTCCGCGCCGAGGCCCGGCCGCTCATTGGCCGCCCGAGCTGCCACTCGGGAGCAGCAGGGTAGGTGGTGCCTGTCACGTGCCCAGAATCACCTGACTCGGAGCggtggaggggggaggaggagtcACGAGGAGGGTGGCCCGGCCCGGCCgagccctctgccctccacctcAGCCCGCACCTCGGTCCTACCCAGCCACGCGCCTTGCTCCTCACCGCTCCCCTGCCTTCTTCGGACCGCCGGAGGCCATAGCAATGGGAGATGCACTCCGGACATGTGGGAGAATTGTTCTCCTACTCCAGTTGTCGTCGCCCAACCAATATTTACTGATGCCCGCGACGTCCTGGGGCACAAGGGGGACAAAACTGGAACCAACTCGGACCCTGCCTGCCCTCAAGTTGCTCGAAGATTAATAAAGATCGGACCTCTAC
- the GJA9 gene encoding gap junction alpha-9 protein, with the protein MGDWYFLGGILEEVHIHSTMIGKIWLTILFVFRMLVLGVAAEDVWNDEQSGFICNTEQPGCRNVCYDQAFPISLIRYWVLQVIFVSSPSLVYVGHALYRLRILEKERQRKKAQLRGELEGVEFEMPGDRRRLEQELYQLEQRKLNKAPLRGTLLCTYVIHIFTRSVVEVGFMIGQYLLYGFHLKPLFKCHGHPCPNIVDCFVSRPTEKTIFLLFMQSIATVSLFLNVLEIFHLGFKKIKRGLWGQYKLKDEHNEFYVNKSKQNLAKYQNTSANSLKQPSSASDYNLLVEKQTHTAVHPSLNSSAFQADPDNHSGNDEKCILDEQETAFSKEMCTFSTTCSHLQHIGSTNKEDIHKIFGKEVNGNQLREKREIDGKDSKRNDYCRGHCPIPGVAVDPDNHAGQSSQTAFSQPPNCTWKPRWLRATWGPATEDEKQASPPKGTNIKGQLREGTIRTLPPSQGDFQPLDIPDTPDSLGELSFESKSVRTCNNPTACPPNRLVLLANNLSGRRAPTDLQI; encoded by the coding sequence ATGGGGGACTGGTACTTCCTTGGAGGCATTCTGGAGGAAGTTCACATCCACTCCACCATGATTGGAAAGATCTGGCTCACCATCCTGTTTGTATTTCGAATGCTTGTTCTGGGTGTAGCAGCTGAAGACGTTTGGAATGATGAGCAGTCCGGCTTCATCTGTAATACCGAACAACCGGGCTGCAGAAATGTATGCTATGACCAGGCCTTTCCTATCTCCCTCATTAGATACTGGGTTTTGCAGGTGATATTTGTGTCTTCACCATCCCTGGTCTACGTGGGCCATGCTTTGTACCGACTGAGAAttttggagaaagagagacagaggaagaaagctcAACTGAGAGGAGAACTGGAGGGGGTTGAGTTTGAAATGCCTGGGGATCGCAGGAGACTGGAGCAAGAACTTTATCAGCTGGAGCAAAGGAAACTAAATAAAGCTCCGCTTAGAGGAACTTTGCTTTGCACTTACGTGATACACATTTTCACTCGCTCTGTGGTTGAAGTTGGGTTCATGATCGGACAGTATCTTTTATACGGATTTCATTTAAAGCCTCTGTTTAAATGCCACGGCCACCCCTGTCCAAATATAGTTGATTGTTTTGTCTCAAGACCCACAGAGAAGACAATATTCCTATTATTTATGCAATCCATAGccactgtttctcttttcctaaatGTTCTAGAAATTTTCCACCtaggttttaaaaagattaaaagagggCTTTGGGGACAATATAAATTGAAGGATGAGCATAACGAATTCTATGTGAATAAGTCAAAACAAAATCTTGCCAAATATCAAAACACATCTGCAAATTCACTGAAGCAACCCTCTTCCGCATCCGATTATAATCTGTTAGTggaaaagcaaacacacacagcaGTGCACCCTAGTTTAAATTCATCTGCATTTCAGGCAGATCCTGACAATCACAGTGGAAACGATGAGAAATGCATTTTGGATGAACAGGAAACTGCATTTTCTAAGGAGATGTGCACATTTAGTACTACCTGTAGTCATCTTCAACACATCGGCTCAACTAATAAAGAAgacattcataaaatatttggaaaagaagttAATGGTAACCagttaagggaaaaaagagaaattgatggCAAAGACAGCAAAAGAAACGACTACTGTAGAGGTCACTGTCCTATTCCAGGTGTTGCTGTAGATCCGGACAACCACGCCGGGCAGTCATCCCAAACAGCTTTCTCTCAGCCACCTAATTGCACCTGGAAACCCAGGTGGCTTCGTGCTACATGGGGTCCCGCTACAGAAGATGAAAAACAGGCATCACCTCCAAAAGGTACCAATATCAAGGGCCAGCTCAGAGAGGGCACAATCAGAACCCTTCCTCCTTCACAGGGAGACTTCCAGCCACTTGACATTCCAGACACTCCTGATTCTTTGGGAGAGTTGTCCTTTGAATCCAAGTCGGTCAGAACCTGCAACAATCCTACTGCTTGTCCTCCGAATCGCTTAGTGCTGCTGGCAAACAACCTCAGCGGGAGGCGGGCCCCCACAGACCTTCAGATCTGA
- the MYCBP gene encoding C-Myc-binding protein — protein sequence MSSAARSPPATVSGASYAAAAVTMAHYKAADSKREQFRRYLEKSGVLDTLTKVLVALYEEPEKPNSALDFLKHHLGAATPENPEIELLRLELAEMKEKYEAIVEENKKLKTKLAQYEPPQEEKRAE from the exons ATGAGCAGTGCTGCTCGGAGCCCGCCAGCCACGGTCTCGGGCGCCAGCTACGCCGCTGCCGCTGTCACTATGGCCCATTACAAA GCCGCCGACTCGAAGCGCGAGCAGTTCCGGAGGTATTTGGAGAAGTCGGGGGTGCTGGACACGCTGACCAAGG TATTGGTAGCCTTATATGAAGAACCAGAGAAACCTAATAGTGCTTTGGA TTTTTTAAAGCATCACTTAGGAGCTGCTACcccagaaaatccagaaatagagcTGCTTCGCCTAGAATtggcagaaatgaaagagaaatatgaagctattgtagaagaaaataaaaaactgaaaacaaag CTTGCTCAGTATGAACCACCTCAGGAGGAGAAGCGTGCTGAATAG